In Zingiber officinale cultivar Zhangliang chromosome 8B, Zo_v1.1, whole genome shotgun sequence, a single genomic region encodes these proteins:
- the LOC122014391 gene encoding zinc finger protein ZAT2-like encodes MADHFHSMKMASNPNLTCPECRKIFPSEKSMYGHLRSHPERDYRGVNRQAPSAKKNRKTPAKTRRDRAATTSDGNDIDPEVVAALLLLSDPDRLLEPPRSGFNDRNALDLDGYQPESTRRKIDSSGNRIYRCDTCFKVFSSHQALGGHVASHNKNKIVAAASIHPGEPEKGAAIPEHKCKLCGMIFSSGQALGGHQRRHFKELCHRRAASPSALSSGGDEIARNQASASSPETEEAGPAKRRDFDLNMEPFLE; translated from the coding sequence ATGGCCGATCATTTCCATTCCATGAAGATGGCGAGTAACCCTAACCTTACTTGCCCCGAGTGCAGGAAGATCTTCCCCTCGGAAAAGTCGATGTACGGACACCTGAGGTCCCACCCGGAGCGAGACTACCGAGGAGTCAATCGACAGGCTCCATCGGCGAAGAAGAACCGAAAAACGCCGGCGAAAACGAGAAGAGATCGTGCCGCGACCACTTCCGACGGCAACGACATAGACCCTGAGGTCGTCGCCGCCTTGCTGCTTCTCTCCGACCCGGACCGGCTTCTGGAACCTCCAAGATCCGGTTTTAATGACCGGAACGCGCTCGATTTGGACGGATACCAGCCGGAATCAACTCGCCGGAAGATTGATTCGTCCGGGAATCGAATCTACCGATGCGATACCTGTTTCAAGGTTTTCTCTTCTCACCAAGCGCTCGGAGGGCACGTGGCCAGCCACAACAAGAACAAGATCGTCGCCGCTGCCTCGATCCATCCCGGTGAACCAGAGAAGGGAGCGGCGATCCCAGAGCACAAGTGCAAGCTATGCGGTATGATCTTCTCGAGCGGGCAGGCCCTCGGCGGCCACCAGAGGCGGCACTTCAAAGAACTGTGCCACCGTCGAGCGGCGTCGCCGTCGGCTCTGTCCAGCGGAGGAGACGAGATCGCGAGAAATCAAGCTTCTGCTTCGAGCCCGGAGACTGAGGAGGCGGGACCGGCGAAGCGCCGTGACTTCGACCTCAACATGGAGCCGTTCCTCGAATGA